The Neomonachus schauinslandi chromosome 11, ASM220157v2, whole genome shotgun sequence genome contains a region encoding:
- the TIMM8B gene encoding mitochondrial import inner membrane translocase subunit Tim8 B: MAELGEAAEAELQRLVAAEQQKAQFTAQVHHFMELCWDKCVEKPGNRLDSRTENCLSSCVDRFIDTTLAITSRFAQIVQKGGQ, from the exons ATGGCGGAGCTGGGTGAAGCGGCCGAAGCGGAGTTGCAGCGCCTGGTGGCGGCCGAACAACAGAAAGCGCAGTTCACTGCACAG gtGCATCACTTCATGGAGCTGTGCTGGGATAAATGTGTGGAGAAGCCAGGGAATCGCCTAGACTCTCGCACTGAAAATTGTCTCTCTAGCTGCGTGGACCGCTTCATTGACACTACTCTTGCCATCACCAGTCGGTTTGCCCAGATTGTACAGAAAGGAGGGCAGTAG